Proteins from a single region of Nodularia sp. LEGE 06071:
- a CDS encoding photosystem II high light acclimation radical SAM protein encodes MEIKQSMMENRILYVRLPCNPIFPIGVVYLSDHVHKLFPGIEQRIFDLGTVPPLDYASALDTCIDEFKPTLLVFSWRDIQIYAPVGGRGGNPLQNAFEFYYAKNPLIKLRGAFGGLRIFIAYYVELWRNQGLVKRGLRRAQKYHTHARAVVGGGAVSVFYEQLGKTFPPGTIISVGEGETLLEKLLSGREIDDERCYVVGETQPRQRMIHEQPTPLEKTACNYDYIETIWPEFNYYLQEQDFYIGVQTKRGCPHNCCYCVYTVVEGKQVRINPAEEVVAEIRQLYDRGIRNFWFTDAQFIPARKFMDDAVELLQKIVDSGMTDIHWAAYIRADNLTPELCDLMAKTGMNYFEIGITSGSQELVRKMRMGYNLRTVLQNCRDLKAAGFNDVVSVNYSFNVIDERPETIRQTIAYHRELEQIFGADKVEPAIFFIGLQPHTHLEEYAFKEGILKPGYDPMSLMPWTAKKLLWNPEPLGSFFGEVCLQAWQQNPNDFGREVMKILEEKLGCADLEEALSAPMEKKDKQLAGIS; translated from the coding sequence ATGGAAATTAAACAATCCATGATGGAAAATCGAATCCTCTACGTTCGCCTTCCGTGTAACCCCATCTTTCCCATTGGGGTTGTCTATCTTTCGGATCACGTCCACAAGCTATTTCCCGGCATAGAACAGCGGATCTTTGATTTGGGAACCGTACCACCTTTAGACTACGCCTCCGCCCTAGATACCTGTATCGATGAATTTAAACCGACACTCCTAGTCTTTTCTTGGCGTGATATTCAAATCTATGCCCCCGTGGGTGGACGTGGTGGTAATCCGCTCCAAAACGCCTTTGAATTTTATTACGCCAAGAATCCTCTGATTAAATTACGTGGGGCATTCGGCGGTTTGCGAATTTTTATTGCTTACTACGTGGAATTGTGGCGCAACCAGGGATTAGTCAAACGCGGTTTACGACGCGCCCAGAAATATCATACTCATGCCCGTGCCGTTGTCGGTGGTGGTGCAGTGAGCGTATTTTATGAACAATTGGGTAAAACTTTTCCCCCAGGCACAATTATTTCTGTGGGTGAAGGCGAAACTCTCCTAGAAAAACTTCTCAGTGGCAGAGAAATTGATGATGAACGTTGCTATGTAGTCGGTGAAACTCAACCACGGCAACGCATGATTCATGAACAACCCACCCCCCTAGAAAAAACCGCCTGTAACTACGACTATATAGAAACCATCTGGCCGGAATTTAACTATTACCTCCAAGAACAAGACTTTTATATAGGAGTGCAAACCAAGCGCGGTTGTCCCCACAACTGTTGTTATTGCGTCTACACCGTCGTTGAAGGCAAACAAGTACGCATTAATCCCGCAGAGGAAGTAGTTGCCGAGATCCGCCAATTATACGATCGCGGCATTCGCAATTTCTGGTTTACGGATGCTCAATTCATCCCCGCACGTAAATTTATGGACGATGCGGTAGAACTCTTACAGAAAATCGTCGATTCTGGGATGACAGATATTCATTGGGCAGCATACATCAGAGCCGACAACTTAACACCAGAGTTGTGTGATTTGATGGCTAAAACCGGGATGAACTACTTTGAAATCGGGATTACCAGTGGTTCTCAGGAACTCGTGCGGAAAATGCGGATGGGTTACAACTTACGCACCGTCTTGCAAAACTGCCGTGACTTAAAAGCTGCTGGTTTTAACGATGTGGTTTCCGTGAACTACTCCTTTAACGTCATTGACGAACGTCCCGAAACCATTCGCCAAACCATCGCCTACCACCGCGAACTAGAACAAATTTTTGGCGCTGATAAAGTTGAACCTGCCATTTTCTTTATTGGACTGCAACCCCATACCCATTTAGAAGAATATGCCTTTAAAGAAGGTATCCTTAAACCAGGGTATGACCCCATGAGCTTAATGCCGTGGACAGCTAAAAAACTCCTCTGGAATCCTGAACCCCTTGGTTCCTTCTTTGGAGAAGTCTGCTTGCAAGCTTGGCAACAAAACCCCAATGACTTCGGACGCGAAGTTATGAAAATCTTAGAAGAAAAATTGGGTTGTGCCGATTTGGAAGAAGCTCTTTCTGCACCTATGGAAAAGAAAGATAAACAGTTGGCGGGAATATCATAG
- a CDS encoding DUF4079 domain-containing protein: MNLPSFIWLWKIAAWSMGLSILAYLLLALTGIWMFRERTSQRFSSFPWFMGGRGEMRSLHYIIGITMVSLVLLLLAIGIVGTFGHFGSLGHSSHLVAGLIVVVLVLLSAFSATQISTRRSWARPLHIGVNIILFGGFTWVSLTGWIVVQKYLP; this comes from the coding sequence ATGAATTTGCCTTCTTTTATTTGGTTGTGGAAAATAGCCGCTTGGTCAATGGGGTTGTCGATACTGGCGTATTTGCTGCTAGCACTTACGGGTATTTGGATGTTTCGGGAGAGAACTTCCCAGCGTTTCTCTAGTTTCCCGTGGTTTATGGGCGGACGTGGGGAGATGCGATCGCTACACTATATAATTGGCATCACTATGGTTAGTTTAGTGTTGCTACTGTTGGCTATTGGCATTGTTGGCACTTTCGGACACTTCGGTTCCTTGGGACACTCATCACACTTGGTTGCTGGGTTAATAGTAGTAGTGTTGGTTTTGCTATCTGCTTTCAGCGCCACACAAATTAGCACCAGACGTTCTTGGGCTAGACCTTTACATATTGGTGTAAATATAATTCTATTTGGGGGTTTTACTTGGGTATCCCTGACTGGTTGGATTGTAGTACAAAAGTATTTGCCTTAG
- a CDS encoding DICT sensory domain-containing protein, whose translation MLEGSILQKLESSHRNSTRPIRFGVYYKNTLVALCHALEDHILTENSTPLVITAFQQGQWYLQEAERYADIAKCSREIVIMAASDASFAEHPTSQLPNVDLVALNSADPVAQEWHLIILSPEYTAMVLCQELSEADYGADGIPASDIERKFYGLWTFEPELVQETTKLAIAHIEKYNPDLAQKLSQHQNAIKSSLAAPEHLSAVVSRVVDYLQTGQDNLSIPTALRQQALDRNLVSNEIQAFLRMAQLMDMADVNNPMAASEVVALSEIMGQLLELPAWQIKRLRLAGFLHRIDPLQKAESVLTPGTSTRYQEQAPHCPLTCPLVPGAQVLRTMPRLRAIAQIITHQSECWNGTGEPASLAGDEIPLESRILALVADFQWRVNNIKSSQKTRAEIFAQALDECRQQQSTRFDPKLVDALTLLVMGLQQGLDLPLMSPKVSTGVWLLDSQWDSYSKTSEEISNYFK comes from the coding sequence ATGTTAGAAGGTTCAATACTACAAAAGCTGGAAAGCTCACACCGCAATAGCACTAGACCAATTAGATTTGGGGTTTACTACAAAAATACTTTAGTTGCTTTGTGCCATGCTCTAGAAGACCATATCTTAACTGAAAATAGTACACCCTTAGTAATCACAGCCTTTCAACAAGGTCAATGGTATCTGCAAGAAGCCGAAAGATACGCAGATATCGCTAAGTGTAGCCGCGAAATTGTGATCATGGCAGCATCCGATGCTAGCTTTGCAGAACATCCCACCAGCCAACTTCCTAACGTGGATTTAGTGGCATTAAATTCAGCTGATCCAGTGGCGCAGGAGTGGCATTTAATTATCTTGTCACCAGAATACACAGCAATGGTACTTTGTCAAGAGTTGTCAGAGGCTGATTATGGTGCTGATGGAATACCAGCTTCAGATATAGAACGTAAATTCTATGGCTTATGGACATTTGAACCAGAGTTAGTGCAGGAAACAACAAAGTTAGCGATCGCTCACATCGAAAAATACAATCCAGACTTAGCACAAAAACTCTCACAACATCAAAATGCTATAAAGTCAAGTCTAGCCGCACCAGAACATTTAAGTGCAGTTGTTTCCCGCGTCGTCGATTATCTCCAGACAGGTCAGGATAATTTATCCATCCCCACCGCACTACGTCAACAAGCCTTAGATCGCAACTTGGTTTCTAACGAAATCCAGGCATTTTTGCGAATGGCGCAATTGATGGATATGGCAGATGTCAACAATCCCATGGCCGCCTCCGAAGTAGTAGCACTTTCTGAGATCATGGGGCAGCTTTTAGAACTCCCCGCATGGCAGATTAAACGATTGCGACTAGCAGGTTTTTTACATCGTATAGACCCACTGCAAAAAGCCGAAAGCGTCCTGACTCCCGGTACATCCACCCGCTACCAGGAACAAGCCCCCCATTGTCCCTTAACTTGCCCCCTAGTACCAGGAGCGCAGGTATTACGCACCATGCCCAGACTGCGGGCAATTGCCCAAATTATCACCCACCAAAGCGAATGCTGGAATGGTACAGGAGAACCAGCAAGTTTAGCAGGGGATGAAATTCCCTTAGAATCGAGAATTTTGGCTTTAGTTGCCGATTTCCAATGGCGAGTCAACAACATCAAATCATCCCAAAAAACTCGCGCCGAAATATTTGCTCAAGCTTTAGACGAATGCAGACAACAACAGTCAACCCGCTTTGACCCTAAACTTGTAGATGCTCTGACTTTATTAGTTATGGGTTTACAGCAAGGGCTAGACTTACCTCTGATGTCACCTAAAGTCAGCACCGGCGTATGGCTACTTGATTCTCAATGGGATAGCTACAGCAAGACAAGTGAGGAGATTAGTAATTACTTCAAATGA
- a CDS encoding DUF1830 domain-containing protein: MAQILDPLPPEQSGNILCCYVNATSKIQIARICNIANWYFERVVFPGQRLVFEAPPQAQMEIHTGMMASAILSDTIACDRLAINEPSISEFHTDSIGIDTISKKPIVQSINTKIQNTTKPLTIAGFGLID, from the coding sequence ATGGCTCAAATATTAGATCCTCTACCACCGGAGCAATCGGGGAATATCCTTTGTTGCTACGTCAATGCTACGAGCAAAATCCAGATAGCTCGCATCTGCAATATTGCTAACTGGTACTTTGAAAGAGTTGTTTTTCCTGGACAGCGCCTTGTGTTTGAAGCTCCACCACAAGCGCAAATGGAAATTCATACAGGGATGATGGCTAGTGCAATTTTGTCTGATACTATTGCGTGCGATCGCCTGGCTATCAACGAGCCTAGCATTAGTGAGTTTCATACAGACTCCATAGGCATCGACACTATCAGTAAAAAACCAATAGTGCAGTCGATTAATACAAAAATTCAAAATACAACAAAACCCTTAACAATTGCTGGCTTTGGACTCATTGATTAA
- a CDS encoding pentapeptide repeat-containing protein — protein sequence MNIEAIKSGQLKQLPGANLEDEELSQLDLSRINFAGATLVGTNFKGSKLEGAHFEGANLMGANLQKTDLRANLMGANLMQADLTSADLRGSNLRGANLMGAKLSDVSLAGAFLSGANLMNVNLQGVDLRSADLRGANLTGANLKGADLSGADLQGALLSEANLEEADLRRTNLAGANFTGANLLCAELEGANLHGVNLDKACLVGTVVKMS from the coding sequence ATGAATATTGAAGCCATTAAATCAGGACAACTCAAACAACTCCCAGGTGCAAATTTAGAAGATGAGGAACTCTCTCAGCTCGATTTAAGCCGGATCAATTTTGCCGGGGCTACCCTTGTTGGGACTAATTTCAAGGGTTCCAAACTCGAAGGCGCGCATTTCGAGGGAGCGAACTTGATGGGTGCAAACCTCCAAAAAACTGACTTGCGCGCGAACCTGATGGGGGCAAACTTAATGCAAGCAGACTTAACAAGTGCTGACTTACGTGGTAGTAATTTGCGCGGCGCTAACTTGATGGGGGCTAAACTCAGCGATGTCTCTTTGGCTGGCGCTTTTTTGAGTGGTGCAAACTTGATGAACGTCAACTTACAAGGCGTTGACTTACGCAGTGCTGACTTGCGCGGTGCAAACCTCACAGGGGCAAACCTCAAAGGTGCTGACTTGAGTGGCGCTGATTTACAAGGGGCTTTATTAAGTGAAGCCAATTTAGAAGAAGCGGACTTACGCAGGACAAATTTAGCGGGGGCGAACTTTACCGGGGCAAATTTACTCTGTGCAGAGTTAGAAGGCGCAAATTTGCATGGGGTAAATTTAGATAAAGCTTGCTTGGTCGGTACAGTAGTAAAAATGTCTTAG